A window of the Planococcus citri chromosome 4, ihPlaCitr1.1, whole genome shotgun sequence genome harbors these coding sequences:
- the LOC135845498 gene encoding fibroblast growth factor receptor 2-like, producing the protein MKIMVTALGMILIIAVICGILFFCKYKKEMSQKDTKIAEMKQFVKKVVVKKQINIDEDFPNVLNTPVVSIERLKSGIVKNGMVSVGEYEMSLDEHWEYPRQHLHLGETLGEGEFGKVVQAEAKDIWKRGNDLVTVAVKMLKDDHLDSDMIDLVSEMELMKLLGSHQNILSLLGCCSQGGSLLVITEYARNGNLKNFLQKHLHHSTKIEESTLLTYARQIAQGMVYLSSIKCIHRDLAARNILVTAQYTMKIADFGLARDVRHTEYYKKTSKGRLPIKWMAPEALFRNRYTLQSDVWSFGILLWEIITLGDDPYPSIEDLAGLRNALKQNYRMEKPENASTNVYNLMMDCWSFEPEDRPNFSSIVERLKELVTDARPKVVDGSYHSENSDESDSQSVISTTESSEDENEIRKPFLE; encoded by the exons ATGAAGATAATGGTCACCGCGCTAGGAATGATATTAATAATTGCAGTAATATGTGGCATACTATTTTTCTGCAAATacaaaaa AGAAATGAGTCAGAAAGATACCAAAATCGCAGAAATGAAACAATTTGTGAAAAAGGTTGTAGTAAAGAAACAAATCAACATCGATGAAGATTTTCCCAATGTTTTG AATACGCCTGTCGTTTCAATTGAACGTTTGAAATCTGGTATAGTGAAAAACGGCATGGTTTCGGTAGGCGAATATGAAATGTCATTAGATGAACATTGGGAATATCCTCGACAACACTTACACTTGGGGGAAACTTTGGGCGAAGGCGAATTTGGGAAAGTAGTGCAAGCCGAGGCGAAGGATATTTGGAAACGTGGAAATGACCTTGTAACAGTGGCTGTGAAAATGCTCAAGG ATGATCACTTGGATTCAGACATGATAGACTTGGTATCTGAAatggaattgatgaaattacttGGGAGTCACCAGAACATCCTTTCACTTCTCGGCTGCTGCAGCCAAGGAGGATCATTGCTTGTAATTACAGAATATGCTCGAAATGGAAACCtcaagaattttcttcaaaaacatcTTCACCATTCCACCAAAATAGAAGAAAGTACTCTCTTGACTTATGCTCGTCAAATTGCGCAGGGAATGGTTTATTTGTCTTCAATAAAA tGTATTCATCGAGATTTGGCAGCTCGCAATATTCTTGTAACAGCTCAGTATACAATGAAAATAGCTGATTTTGGCCTCGCCAGAGATGTGAGACATACAGAATACTACAAGAAGACATCAAAGGGTCGACTACCCATAAAGTGGATGGCACCAGAAGCTTTATTTCGTAACCGATACACACTGCAATCTGACGT CTGGTCCTTCGGCATATTGCTTTGGGAGATTATAACGCTGGGTGATGATCCGTATCCTTCAATCGAGGATCTTGCTGGGCTACGTAACGCTTTAAAGCAAAATTATCGAATGGAAAAGCCCGAAAATGCATCTACAAACGT ATACAATTTGATGATGGATTGCTGGAGTTTTGAACCGGAAGATCGTCCAAATTTCTCATCAATAGTAGAACGCCTGAAAGAATTAGTGACTGATGCTAGGCCTAAG gtaGTTGATGGGTCTTACCATTCAGAAAATTCTGATGAATCTGACTCACAAAGCGTTATTTCCACAACGGAATCCAGTGAAgacgaaaatgaaattagaaaacctTTTTTGGAATAA